From one Solanum stenotomum isolate F172 chromosome 12, ASM1918654v1, whole genome shotgun sequence genomic stretch:
- the LOC125847229 gene encoding uncharacterized protein LOC125847229 gives MLRFFGRGSTGDSPQQDSPSPSPSPSPSSSPSPSPPKRSSVNVASGPARPIRFVYCDEKGKFQIDPEALAVLQLVKEPVGVVSVCGRARQGKSFILNQLLGRSSGFQVAPTHRPCTKGIWLWSAPLRRTALDGTEYNLLLLDTEGIDAYDQTGTYSTQIFSLAVLLSSMFVYNQMGGIDEAALDRLSLVTEMTKHIRVRASGGRTSASELGQFSPIFVWLLRDFYLDLTEDNHKITPRDYLELALRPVQGGRRDVAAKNEIRESIRALFPDRECFTLVRPLSNENELQRLDQIPIEKLRPEFKAGLDALTRFVFERTKPKQFGATVMTGPIFARITQSFVDALNNGAVPTITSSWQSVEEAECQRAYDLAAEMYMTSFDRSKPPEEAALREAHEDAIQKSMAAFNSTAVGAGSIRTKYEKRLQNFIKKAFEDIRKDAFRESSLQCSNAIQDMENRLRKACHAPDAKVDTVLKVLDDSVSKYEAMCQGPEKCRKLLVFLQQSLEGPLVDLINKQIDQIGSEKTALALKCRSIEDKMSFLNKQLEASEKFKSEYLKRYEDATSDKKKLAEDYAGRIANLQSKHSMLEERYASLSKTLDSTRIESMEWKRKYEQLLSKQKAGEEQSNAEISILKSRTSAAEARVNAAKEQAESAQEEAEEWKRKYGIAAKEAKNALEKAAAVQERTSKQAQLREDALRDEFSSTLANKEEEIKEKAAKLEQAEQRLSTLNLELKVAESKIENYDLEVSSLKRAIKELGERFERINATALSFEREVRILEQEKVHLEQKYRSEFSRFEDVEDRCKSAEREAKRATELADKARVEAATAQKEKSEIHRVAMERSAQIERNERNIQNLERQRDDLADELERCRASEFDAQSKVTTLEARVEEREKEIESLLKSNNEQRASTVQVLESLLETERAARSEANNRAEALSVQLQTTQGKLDLLQQQLTKVRLNETALDSKLRTASHGKRARIEEYEAGVESALDMGTSDRATRGNKRSKSTTSPMAVTCPEDGGSEFRGDDVTSSQQTNTEDYTKYTVQKLKQELTKHNFGAELLLLKNPNKKDILALYEKCVLQKS, from the exons CTTCTTGGGAGGAGCAGTGGCTTTCAAGTAGCACCAACTCATCGCCCATGTACCAAAGGCATTTGGCTGTGGAGTGCACCTTTACGAAGAACAGCTCTTGATGGAACAGAATACAACCTTCTACTGCTGGACACTGAAGGAATCGATGCTTATGATCAAACG GGAACATACAGCACACAGATATTCTCCTTGGCAGTCCTCCTCTCGAGTATGTTTGTTTATAATCAG ATGGGTGGTATTGATGAAGCTGCTCTTGATCGGCTCTCTCTCGTCACTGAAATGACTAAGCATATACGTGTTAGAGCTTCTGGAGGAAGGACCAGTGCCTCTGAGCTTGGACAGTTCTCTCCAATCTTTGTTTGGTTGCTTAGG gATTTTTATTTAGACTTGACTGAGGATAATCATAAGATAACACCACGGGACTACCTAGAGCTTGCTTTACGACCAGTTCAAGGTGGTAGGAGAGATGTAGCTGCTAAAAATGAG ATTAGGGAGTCCATTCGTGCTCTTTTCCCTGACAGAGAATGCTTCACCCTTGTGCGGCCACTGAGCAACGAGAATGAGCTCCAACGGCTTGACCAAATACCT ATAGAAAAACTAAGGCCGGAGTTTAAAGCAGGTCTTGATGCTTTGACAAGATTTGTTTTTGAGAGGACTAAACCCAAGCAGTTTGGAGCTACTGTAATGACAGGGCCGATATTTGCCCGTATAACTCAGTCCTTCGTTGATGCTCTTAACAATGGGGCAGTGCCCACAATTACATCTTCATGGCAG AGCGTTGAGGAAGCTGAGTGTCAAAGAGCATATGATTTGGCTGCTGAAATGTACATGACTTCTTTTGATCGTTCTAAGCCTCCGGAGGAA GCTGCACTAAGAGAAGCACATGAAGATGCTATCCAGAAGTCCATGGCTGCATTTAATTCTACGGCTGTAGGGGCTGGATCCATCAGAACCAAATATGAGAAACGTCTCcaaaatttcataaagaaagCATTTGAg GACATTAGAAAGGATGCTTTTAGGGAGTCTTCTCTACAATGTTCTAATGCGATACAGGACATGGAAAATAGACTGAGAAAAGCTTGTCATGCTCCTGATGCAAAAGTAGATACTGTGCTCAAA GTTCTTGATGATTCTGTGTCCAAATATGAGGCGATGTGTCAAGGTCCTGAAAAATGTAGAAAGTTACTAGTCTTCTTACAACAAAG CTTGGAGGGGCCACTTGTTGATCTCATCAATAAACAAATAGACCAAATTGGGTCAGAGAAAACTGCACTTGCATTGAAGTGTCGTTCCATTGAGGATAAGATGAGCTTCCTTAACAAACAACTGGAAGCTAGTGAGAAGTTTAAATCTGAATACTTGAAGCGCTATGAAGATGCCACCAGTGACAAGAAGAAGCTTGCAGAAGATTATGCAGGCCGTATTGCAAATTTGCAGAGTAAACATAGTATGTTAGAAGAAAGATATGCCAGCTTATCAAAAACATTAGATTCTACTAGAATCGAGTCCATGGAATGGAAAAGGAAATATGAGCAATTACTTTCGAAACAGAAGGCTGGGGAGGAACAGTCAAATGCAGAGATAAGTATTCTTAAGTCGAGAACTAGTGCTGCAGAAGCAAGGGTTAATGCTGCCAAAGAGCAAGCTGAATCTGCTCAAGAGGAGGCAGAGGAGTGGAAACGTAAGTACGGCATTGCTGCCAAGGAAGCAAAGAATGCTCTTGAGAAGGCAGCAGCTGTCCAAGAGCGCACTAGCAAGCAAGCACAATTGCGAGAGGATGCTTTACGGGATGAATTTTCGAGTACTTTGGCTAATAAG GAAGAGGAGATTAAGGAGAAGGCAGCAAAACTTGAGCAAGCTGAGCAGCGTTTGTCAACTTTAAATTTGGAGTTGAAG GTTGCTGAGTCAAAGATAGAGAACTATGACCTGGAGGTCTCATCCTTGAAGCGTGCAATTAAGGAATTAGGTGAAAGGTTTGAGCGCATCAATGCTACTGCATTATCATTTGAAAGAGAAGTTAGGATTCTGGAACAAGAGAAAGTTCATCTGGAGCAGAAGTATCGGTCTGAGTTCAGTAGATTTGAAGATGTTGAGGATAGATGTAAATCAGCTGAAAGAGAGGCTAAAAGAGCGACTGAGCTGGCTGATAAAGCAAGGGTTGAAGCAGCTACTGCCCAGAAAGAAAAGAGTGAAATCCATCGAGTAGCTATGGAAAGGTCGGCTCAGATCGAGAGGAATGAGAGAAATATACAAAACTTGGAGAGGCAAAGAGATGACTTGGCCGATGAATTAGAGAGGTGCCGTGCATCTGAGTTTGATGCACAGTCAAAAGTTACAACTTTGGAGGCCAGAGTCGAAGAAAGGGAAAAGGAAATTGAATCACTTCTGAAATCAAATAATGAACAGAGAGCCAGTACTGTGCAGGTCCTTGAGAGTTTGTTGGAGACTGAGCGTGCTGCGCGTTCTGAGGCAAACAACAGGGCAGAAGCACTATCAGTTCAGTTGCAAACTACACAAGGAAAGCTGGATCTTCTTCAGCAACAGCTAACTAAAGTTCGGCTGAATGAAACAGCATTAGATAGCAAACTTAGAACTGCTTCCCATGGAAAACGTGCCAGGATAGAAGAATATGAAGCCGGTGTCGAATCTGCTCTTGATATGGGCACAAGTGATAGAGCAACCAGGGGAAATAAGAGGTCAAAGAGTACGACCAGCCCCATGGCAGTCACCTGTCCAGAAGATGGGGGCTCCGAGTTTAGGGGAGATGATGTTACTAGTAGTCAACAAACAAATACCGAGGATTATACTAAATACACAGTGCAGAAACTGAAGCAAGAGCTCACAAAGCATAATTTTGGTGCTGAACTGCTCCTATTGAAAAATCCCAACAAGAAGGATATTCTAGCTTTATATGAGAAATGTGTTCTCCAGAAATCGTAG